The following proteins are co-located in the Pseudomonas antarctica genome:
- a CDS encoding VIT1/CCC1 transporter family protein translates to MNRVIRHPAETHNSSRVGWLRAAVLGANDGIVSTASLLIGVAAASTTHSTLIVTGIAGLVAGAMSMAAGEYVSVHSQADTERADLIKEKKELETKPEAEHRELARIYAGRGLEPDLARQVAIQLMAHDALGSHARDELGISKELSAKPLSAAFASATSFIVGAALPVAVTLMVALENVILWISIMSLVFLAVLGAVAAKAGGAPLLAGAWRVTFWGALAMIITALVGRLFGAVV, encoded by the coding sequence ATGAACCGAGTCATCCGACATCCTGCAGAAACCCATAACAGCAGCCGAGTTGGCTGGCTGAGGGCAGCCGTTCTGGGAGCAAACGATGGAATTGTGTCAACCGCCAGCCTGCTGATCGGTGTTGCTGCCGCCAGTACGACCCACAGCACACTGATCGTCACTGGCATTGCGGGGCTCGTGGCGGGCGCCATGTCGATGGCTGCAGGCGAGTATGTTTCGGTGCATTCCCAAGCGGATACCGAGCGCGCGGACCTGATCAAAGAGAAGAAAGAACTTGAGACCAAACCCGAAGCTGAGCACAGAGAGCTGGCCCGGATCTATGCAGGCCGTGGCCTTGAGCCCGATCTTGCCAGGCAGGTTGCCATCCAATTAATGGCCCATGATGCGTTGGGTTCGCACGCGCGAGACGAATTGGGTATCTCCAAGGAACTGAGCGCCAAACCTCTTTCGGCTGCATTCGCCTCGGCGACGAGCTTTATTGTCGGCGCCGCGTTGCCCGTTGCCGTCACCTTGATGGTGGCGCTTGAGAACGTGATTCTCTGGATATCGATCATGTCACTTGTGTTTTTGGCGGTCCTGGGAGCAGTAGCTGCAAAAGCCGGAGGCGCACCGTTGCTGGCAGGCGCCTGGCGCGTGACATTTTGGGGGGCGCTGGCAATGATCATTACCGCGCTGGTGGGCCGGCTATTTGGCGCGGTTGTGTAG